In a genomic window of Streptomyces sp. NBC_01231:
- a CDS encoding histidine kinase, with translation MAPGRPHSPRPSRPSRPPRFDVYVAVSGLLGGLLLWGIGLGVRPSDDAMVLLGGRWVILLPLAVTAGCEVLRRTTPRTALLVGTAAVVLDLVTQGNLFTILMYTDLMYAAVLYGTPASARRIPRITGLLAVVGTLVPFAVWRVPEALLIGVTVGLVSFAPASTGLIVRNHRDAAEAARLRAEQTALLAEVDRTQAVVAERARMARELHDMVANHLSAIAIHSTAALSIDDAKTSREALAVIRENSVGGLAEMRRLIGILRDADSDGEPAATPTLDGLAALVAGARGNGLDVTLDPLPDTTHGQIPAPVELAAYRIVQESLTNALKHACPGRVTVTVAQQPDGSLTVEVTSPYGDRDGPSAPGSGAGLVGMRERTALLHGTFEAGPEDSADGKIWAVRVALPVTDADPAWNRPRKPPKTA, from the coding sequence ATGGCCCCCGGACGACCCCACTCGCCCCGCCCGTCCCGTCCATCCCGCCCACCCCGATTCGACGTGTACGTCGCGGTGTCCGGGCTGCTCGGCGGGCTGCTCCTGTGGGGCATCGGCCTGGGCGTCCGGCCGTCCGACGATGCGATGGTGCTCCTCGGCGGGCGCTGGGTGATCCTGCTGCCGCTCGCCGTCACGGCCGGCTGCGAGGTGCTGCGCCGGACCACTCCCCGCACGGCCCTGCTGGTCGGTACGGCCGCGGTGGTCCTGGACCTCGTCACCCAGGGGAACCTGTTCACGATCCTGATGTACACCGACCTGATGTACGCGGCCGTCCTGTACGGCACGCCCGCGTCGGCCCGCCGCATCCCCCGGATCACCGGGCTGCTCGCGGTGGTCGGGACGTTGGTCCCGTTCGCGGTGTGGCGGGTGCCCGAGGCGCTGCTGATCGGGGTGACCGTCGGCCTCGTGTCGTTCGCGCCCGCGTCCACCGGGCTGATCGTCCGCAACCACCGCGACGCGGCCGAGGCCGCCCGGCTGCGTGCCGAGCAGACGGCCCTGCTCGCCGAGGTGGACCGCACCCAGGCGGTGGTCGCCGAACGGGCCCGGATGGCCAGGGAGTTGCACGACATGGTCGCCAACCACCTCTCCGCGATCGCCATCCACTCCACCGCCGCGCTCTCCATCGACGATGCGAAGACCTCCCGGGAGGCGCTCGCCGTCATCCGGGAGAACAGTGTCGGGGGCCTCGCCGAGATGCGGCGGCTGATCGGGATCCTGCGCGACGCGGACAGCGACGGCGAGCCCGCCGCGACCCCGACGCTGGACGGACTCGCCGCGCTCGTCGCCGGCGCCCGCGGCAACGGCCTCGACGTCACCCTCGACCCCCTCCCCGACACCACGCACGGCCAGATCCCCGCCCCGGTCGAGCTCGCCGCGTACCGCATCGTGCAGGAGTCCCTCACCAACGCCCTCAAGCACGCCTGCCCCGGCCGCGTCACGGTGACCGTGGCCCAGCAGCCGGACGGCTCGCTCACGGTCGAGGTGACCAGCCCGTACGGTGACCGGGACGGTCCGAGCGCCCCCGGCTCGGGCGCGGGACTCGTCGGCATGCGGGAGCGGACCGCCCTGCTGCACGGCACCTTCGAGGCCGGTCCGGAGGACTCGGCGGACGGCAAGATCTGGGCCGTACGCGTCGCCCTGCCCGTCACGGACGCGGACCCCGCGTGGAACCGTCCCCGAAAGCCCCCGAAGACCGCGTGA
- a CDS encoding DUF5708 family protein, with protein sequence MSKATRNLLEGVGTLVVGLVLWLFTGDVEVPFVTLTKVGVVMMCVGGALVLTGGYQALRPSAGDR encoded by the coding sequence ATGAGCAAAGCGACGCGAAACCTGCTGGAAGGCGTCGGCACCCTCGTGGTCGGCCTGGTGCTGTGGCTGTTCACCGGGGATGTGGAGGTCCCCTTCGTGACCTTGACGAAGGTCGGCGTGGTGATGATGTGCGTCGGGGGCGCACTCGTCCTGACGGGCGGCTACCAGGCGCTGCGCCCGTCGGCGGGGGACCGCTAG